The genomic DNA TCGCACTTGATCGCCCGAGCATGGACTTGCTTGCCTTCCCTGAGAGCCGACAGGCTTGCGCAGGCGCTGACCACGCTGGCGAGAGTCACTTCATCGTACGCTACTCCATTCTCCATCATTCTCACGAACAGCACCAGTGCTTCGTTCTGGGGACCGTTCTGTTCGAAACATGTGATCAGGCTGTTCCATGATACGACGTTCCTTCGCGCCATTCCGTCGAACACTCTGCGGGCGTCCGACGGTCTGCCGCACTTTGCGTACATGTCGATGAGAGCGCTGCCCATGTAGACGCCGTCGGCAAGATTGGATTTTGAGATCGAAGCGTGGATCTGCGCGCCGATTCTCGAGTCCGCGAGCCCCGCGCAGGCGCTCAGGGCGCTAGAAAATGAATACTCGTTGAGCAGGAAGTCGTCGGCGTGCATGGAGACGAAGAACTCCAGCGCCTCCGCGAAGCGGTCGTGCTGGGCGAAGCCGGACACCATGGAGTTCCAGGAGCACTGGTCCGGCTCGGGCATCGACTCAAAGAGCCGCCTTGCGTCGTGGAGGAATCCCCGACTGGTGAGCGCGGCGATCAAGCTGTTCCAGGTGAAGACGTTTCGCTGGGGCATCGCGTCGAACAGCTTGCGGGCGTCCTCCAAGCTGCCGCATTTCGCGTAGGCGTCGATGAGGCGGTTGCCGATGAAAGTCTCCGAGGAGAAGGGCGTCTTGAGCAGGCGGCCGTGGACCCGGCGGCAGCCCCGGAGCGAATTGGAGTGGATGCACGACTGGAGCAGGGCAGCGAAGGGGGTGGAGTTGAGAGCGAGGCCGCAGCAGCAGGAAGGGATGCTTTCCCATCTCATCTTCTCATATTTTTCACACCCAAAATTATCTTTATTTCAACGGCGttacttaaaataaattaataaaaataaataaataatactcgggtcaaaatatcaaaatatttttaaattatttaaacttaattaaaattctattaaatatatccaccttaaaaataaaataaataaataacaatgcaatgatattgatatatatatatgattatatGGATGgatcataataataataaggcGGGCAGTTTGGCGGTTGGAGTAACCGTCGTCACGTTCTCATCCGCCCAATTCGGATCGCCCCAATGCCAGAGCATGCTCTCCCAGTAGCAGAATTCCTCGAAGCACGTCTTCAATCGCCGGTCGCGTATCTTCCGCCGCCAGTGTCCGTCGGAGAAGTTCGCCTTCTCCGCCTCCCTTCGATCCCACTCCAATCTCGCCTTTTGCTTGGTGGACAGCAGGCAGTAGCTCTGCAGCTGCTCCGGCATCGCCTCGTGCATTTTCCACCACGTCGCGTGCGCCGCATCGCTCGCGAACTCCCGCATTATCTCCGAGTTCCAGTTGCAGTCGTAGTCCCTGAAGCACAGCCACGGCTTCAGCCCCAGGTAGTGCAGCACGTACAGAACAGGGGGGTCGGCGCCGAACAAACGCGTCTTGGCCGCTTTGATCCCCGGCTCGTCGCCGATCCAGAAGTGCTTCAGGAAGTTCATGTGCCTAGGAATGCGGTGCCACCGCGTGAAGATCTCGTTCAGGTACCCTTGATCGCCTCCGTTGTAGGATTCGATCTCGTCGATGTGCTCCATCAACAGCCTGTACGTGCAGTTCGAAGGCTCCACGACCATCACTCCCGAGTTGAAGTAGGTGGCGTTGTTGCCCGTCGCCGTGATCTCCGGCATCGCGAAGAGGAAATCGATGTTTCGGAGGATGAGCAGGTCGGCGTCGATGAAGATGACTTTGTCGTAGTCCGTCAGCTGCCAGAGCCGGAACTTGCTGTAGTTCCATTCGTTGTAAGCGTCCCGCTCGGCCTTGGGATTCCTGATCCTTGTGATCGTCTTGATCTTCCATCCTGCAGCTGCAAGGCCATTTCTGTGGTGATCGCTGACTGTTTCGTCGATGAGGATCACCATGTCTCTCTTCGATCCCGACAAGCGAATGCTTCTGGCCGCCGCAATGGCACCGCAGACATAATCGTTGGCCGAATGGAGAATGGTGGCATAGGCTTCTCTGTGAGGAGTATCTGATTGCGGCCTCTCTGTGATCAAAAGATGAACATTAAGTAATCCAATCTCTGcgtgtttaatttaatttgatgttCACCATCTTACAAAACCCAACATTTTTGTGTGTTTCTATTCTAAGATCAACAATAACAGATAAGCTGCAACACTAGTTGAGTGAATTATAAGTATGCTTCTCTTCTCTGTGAGGACTAATAATCAAGTAATTGAATCAGTGTTTTGATGTTCATGATCCTACAAAAACAGCCACATTTTTGTGTGTTTCTAAGATCGACAATAACAGATAACACTAGTTGAGTGAACTATGTGTTGCAAAGATGTATAAAGAGTGGTAAGGTTGATTCAAGCTGACCTCTTGATTCCAGAGGGAGGGCAAGCTCACAAGAACCGATAGGAAGCTGTAGTTTCTCCTTCAACGATCGCAAATCCGGCTTGTATAACCAAACATTTCCATCCCTCTTGACAAGATTCTTGCAACCGAAAAGATTCGGTATCGGAAAACAGCTCGATACAAAAAGAACATGGACCATATTAGGACTTCCCAGAAAACTTGCAGCAATTTCAGCAGCAGCCAGCTGCAAGTGCAGCCGAGCCACATCTCTAGACCAGCTTCCTGAGCTTTTATTGCAGGGAAGCTTGACCGCTATGAGATCGAAGCGGTAGGCTTTCGAGAACTCAGGCACAGGAAGTTTGGGACAGGAAGGGACTTCAGATTCTTGTTCCTCATCGATCCATTCCGGATAGAGAACATCCCATGTAAGATTGCTCGGTGCGTAATCGAGACGAATGGCAGAGAATCCAGCATATGGTAAGTTCTGATGCCATTGATTGATCTCAGAGATGTTGAAGTTCAGTAAGCCAATTTTCGGTTTTTCGTGTTCCATATTCGAATTTTCGATACATTTCAGAATCTGAGCCCAGTCGACATCTGAGTTCGATACATAACGGGGATCCAATTTGCCTTTGTCCCAAATCCACCCGGCATCGATGAACCTGGACCTGAATTGGCAGTTGAACAAACATGATCGTTAGCTCTACCAAAAGCACATTTCAAAGTCCAAAAGCCAGAAAGCACAAACCTAGAATCGGTTCGCAATCCATGGTCATTATGGTAAGCCACCGGGCAGTGGAGGATCGTTAGCACGGTGCCGCAGATGATGGTTAACAAGACGAGTCGAATGGAACAGGGCTTCAACACAAAAATTCTCTCTTGTAAAACATTGATCAATGGCTTGTCAGCTTGTTTATAGTCACTGCTCCTTTGGGGCTTTCTCTTGTTAGCAAAATCACTGGATCTGGATCGAAAAACTAGTTAATAAGATCGCGGTCGAGCAACAAACTAGATATACTCATTCAGCAAGATCAAGAAAGGAGGTTTAGTTCCTAATTCACTAAACAGAAAGAACCAACAGATGCCTAAACACTTTACAATCTTGCAAAGATGTGTagaattaaaaacaaaaatagaAAACAGAAAGAAATCTTGCAGTAAATAATCTCAGAGTACAGTGGCCATGTGCCCTTCAAACCACAAACAGTACTTCGATCTGCAGTCTGCCATGATTCCTGGTCTCTTTCAAGGAGCAGAAGGACAACATGACTCACCAAGTGTCTGGCTTTGTCATCATTCACTGCCTTTCCTAATCACCATTCATTAAATATAATAATGGTGAGGAATCTTATGTTCATAGGTAAGAAGCATTAAGTTAGCTAGATTCGATTAAGGGAAATGATAAAGAGAATTGGGAGAAGTTAAggaaatggatctgatgaacGATCATCACTGTCATTTGTCAATATGCATTCTGAATTTTGAGAGTTATGAACTGAAATGGACATAGAAAAATGCCGAAAGCAATTCATCTTCTGCGAGGTAACAAATGGGGGGAGGTGAAGAAGATAAGGCAGTGCTTACGGGTTTCCGGCGGACCGATGCCGGGGCTCGGCTGGGCTACTGGCGGAGACGACTCCTTCGGCGGCTCTCATTTTGCTCGGGGAAGAAGAACCGAACAGGCAAGCGATGCAATAGTTCTATTAATGAAAGCCAGCGAGCGATCAAGCAAATAGAAAAAAATCTTAGCTTGGCAGCGAAAACCACAACAGGAACGAAACGAACTGTTCCGGCGAAGTGGGGAAGGAGAA from Zingiber officinale cultivar Zhangliang chromosome 4A, Zo_v1.1, whole genome shotgun sequence includes the following:
- the LOC121972005 gene encoding UDP-glucuronate:xylan alpha-glucuronosyltransferase 1-like; this encodes MRAAEGVVSASSPAEPRHRSAGNPSSDFANKRKPQRSSDYKQADKPLINVLQERIFVLKPCSIRLVLLTIICGTVLTILHCPVAYHNDHGLRTDSRSRFIDAGWIWDKGKLDPRYVSNSDVDWAQILKCIENSNMEHEKPKIGLLNFNISEINQWHQNLPYAGFSAIRLDYAPSNLTWDVLYPEWIDEEQESEVPSCPKLPVPEFSKAYRFDLIAVKLPCNKSSGSWSRDVARLHLQLAAAEIAASFLGSPNMVHVLFVSSCFPIPNLFGCKNLVKRDGNVWLYKPDLRSLKEKLQLPIGSCELALPLESRERPQSDTPHREAYATILHSANDYVCGAIAAARSIRLSGSKRDMVILIDETVSDHHRNGLAAAGWKIKTITRIRNPKAERDAYNEWNYSKFRLWQLTDYDKVIFIDADLLILRNIDFLFAMPEITATGNNATYFNSGVMVVEPSNCTYRLLMEHIDEIESYNGGDQGYLNEIFTRWHRIPRHMNFLKHFWIGDEPGIKAAKTRLFGADPPVLYVLHYLGLKPWLCFRDYDCNWNSEIMREFASDAAHATWWKMHEAMPEQLQSYCLLSTKQKARLEWDRREAEKANFSDGHWRRKIRDRRLKTCFEEFCYWESMLWHWGDPNWADENVTTVTPTAKLPALLLL